cattgaaattcacaagcatgtggacaacttcaacagaaaggaggaaaccatgaaaatgaacaaaatctggctaccagtattaaaaaactcaaaaaatcagaacagtaggtggggggcaacaccctgaaaacacaAGAGTTCCAGGGGCATTCTAATTACTCTGATCAAAGGAGTCCCTaggcaaaaaaaaagacaagagttGAAGCTTTTtgaatgctaattagggtgattaactgcaacatttacagtAGCCTACTACCGACAAAAGGTttttttctcacaccctggactttccaaagataaataaacctcattgcctagtttccaacagacctcacaacatctgaggatgcctaccatagatgtgggcaaaacgtcaggagagaatacttctggaacatgaccatacaacccgaaaaacatacaacaaccctgtgatcccggccatgaaagccttcgacaacatatctccATTTCCgtttttatgcaatgcttttgacatgaaataaatggtTGACATAAGGAACatcttctacactgcagaatcaatgcattCTGATACaattttaactggcatggctctgtgctatggaattgtgggatttgtagtaaagggccttgtaaaattacagctcccatgattctacatCACTGAGCCGTggaagttcaagtgatgtcaaactgcattaattcgacagtgtgaATGCACCCATAGTCTGCAATGAAAGGTGAGGGAAAGAGCCAGgtaggtgtagtggtttgagcattgggctagaactctggagaacaggattcaatgctggccttgggcaagtcaaccCAGAAAACTCTTGTGATAGCTTCACCAAAAGTCTGAAACCACAACAATGTCGTGTACTATTAAAAGTGACGtagaaaacaaaacagagcaAGAATATTAAAGAGGAACGTTATAAGATGGGGAAAACAAAAATACCACACCCAAGAAAGTCCTCTTGCAACAACCAGAAAGCAAACAACACCAAATACTGAACATCAAATCGGCATTATCATTTCTTCTAAGCAGTTTTAAGGGCGTAATTCCACAGATATGAATGCTAAATCGCCTGCTGaaaagtatgtacagtagagtctcacttatccaagcctcgcttatccaagcctctggattatccaagccatttttttagtcagtgtcttcaatatatcgtgatattttggtgttaaattagtAAATAgagtaataacaacataacattaccgtgtattgaacaactttttctgtcaaatttgttgtataacatgatgttttggtgcttaatttgtaaaatcataacctaatttgatgtttaataggtttttccttaatccctccttgttatccaagatattcgcttatccaacattctgccagcccgtttctgttggataagtgagactctactgtacttagtaggcagagtatgcatcccatttgaaatcccgtggctgcctcctgcaaaattctgagACTTGTAGTTTAATGAGACTCAGGTTCTTTCTGGCTGGGCATTTTGAAGgcccctcccctaaactacaagctcgGGGATTTCAGGAGGGATGCACACTTGCTTTTaactctagtgcaggcatgggccctccaggtgttttggacttcaactcccacaattcctaacggttgttaggaattgtgggagttgaagtccaaaacacctggagggccggagtttacTCATTCCTGCTCCAGTGTAACCCCGAGACTTCCCTTCCTTCCGTTGCGCCTAAGCCCAGCCCCTTCCTGGGCTTTATTTCGGTAGCTGCGTCTCAGCCAATAGCCGGCCCCGTCGTGGAGGCGCGCGCTGCTCATTGGACCGCGGGGAGTGACgttgtttgaaaaaaatatttcaacggCGACAAGCCTGGGCTGGGGGCGTTTCGAGCGCGGGGTCGCTGTTAACAGCTGGCTGCGGAAATTTCGCCTCTGTAGACTTGGATCCGCAAAGCAACAATGGCGGGGAACCCAAGGGGTGAGTCCCAGGGAAGGCTTTAAGGGTCGCCCGCCTCCGCCTCGCATCTTCCTTTTGTGCACAGCGAATCAGAATGGGAAAACTGGGTTGTTTGGGACTTTGGGGTGTTTGCGTGCCTTGGGGGGTATCTTCACGGGGCAATTCATTCAGTTCGGTACCGCATGAGATAGCCACCCCTTGGCTTCCTGATGATAAAAACATTCTGCCCCCAACGTTTTGGATATGCGATGCTCAACGTATTGATATTGTGGTTGTTagactttaaagcaggcatgggccaacttgggccctccaggtgttttggactccaactcccaccattcctcacagcctcaggccctttcctttttccccctcagccgcttacggAAAGGAAATGAAATGCAGGAAATGAGCACTCAAAGTacgcttgacagatggccatccagcctcttgtttaaaagcttccaagggaggagcttctaccacagtccgagaaagagagttccactgttggacaGTTCTCTTGGTCAGGAAGTTCACCCTAATgggtgaatctcctttcctataattttctcagactcattgctctgagtcctggtctccagggcagcagaagacaagccttctcctccttctttatgTCAGCCTTTCAAATGCGGTAAAATATGGTATATGCCACCCAAATAATAGAGGAATAACTGCACTGAGCCTATTCACTTCCTTCATATACATAATCATAACTCATATATTTGAATATGTAACTTAATCAAAATTCAATTCTATTTATGGGTGAATCAGTTTTTAGGATTGCATCTTCTAAACATGGCATTGATCTGAATCTTCAGAAGTGGATGAACTGTTTTTCCCTTTATAATGTTTGCTAACATAAAATGTGTTGCTGGTTTTTTTTAAGTAATCGTAGCCCAgttgctttgctttgtttgccTTATAAACACTTAGGTAAAGggattaaaataagttttttaaaaacctctataAAATAGTAAATTATAAGCATATCTGTCCTGGCAATTACAAATGTTCATCGTCTTGATGATACAGTTTTCACCTCATGCTTTTATCACATAAAATAGTTCAGTGACCAGTAACTGTAGTTGCTTTTCTCTATGCAGTGGGCAGCCCTGAAAAGACTGAAGAAATTCGAAAACCATCCCAGAACGTTGGGTATGTTGTCTGTTGGGTCTTTTGACAAACTTCATGACCAGTATTCTTTTCTTAACCTTGGTATATTTACTCTTGTATCTATTGTTTGTGTATATGCCTGTGCATCACCTATGAGTAAGACTACCAGAtcatttctatttgtttgttACTGGGAGCAGGAACAAAGCTTCATTGCTTGTTATCTCACATGAGTGACAAAAAGAGTGACCCAGTCATACACAGGTTCAAAGTGTTGGAAAATAAGATGAATGGAGGTacagggaaagaaaagaatgggaaaaacataaaatagtattccTCTTTGTAGTTGAGGAAGGGAGAATTTTCAGGCTGGGTTACAAATAAGAGATAATGCCAAATTAGGTTCATGGATTTGAATCCCCTTCTATGTAAGGGAGacttggctccttctacacaactgtataaaatccacattgaactggatgatatggcagtgtggactcagataatccaggacccttccacacagccatatcacccagaatatcaaggcagaaaatcccacagtatcggctttgaactacacatatgccatatattcctgctcaaagcagataatgtgagattttattcagctgtgtggaaggggacccagttcaaagcagatattgtaggttatCACTAAGGGCCCTTAGTGAAATCGAGCTATATCCTTGAGCTGACAtcttggttgggttgctgacctgaaggctgccaggttcaaatccagagaagcctcccacaaggatggtaaaaacatcagggtgtcccctgggcaacatccttgcagacggccaattttctcactccagaagcaactccggttgctcctgacacacacacacacaaaaaagctgaCATCTTGCCTAAGGATTCTTTTAAGCCCCTTAAAGGACTCAGAAAGAAGCCAAGGGATGGAAGATGCGTGGTGCTTTCAAGAGGACCGATGATAGAATATTGTACTGGTGTGTTCTGTATAATGAGTCCTCCGttaatttttatatacaaaaCTAAATTTACAGGAGACAAGCAAGTTATAAAAGACCGCTTGGTGATCTAGAGGATGAACAAGAGAAGCTCTCTCCACCAAGAAAAAAGGTTCCGCCTCCTTACCTTGCCAGCAAGGTGAGACAAGTATTGTATCCTAGAGAACATGTTAAGTTTATTAATGGTTTCCCAAGGACTGATTATATTTTGTACTCTTTAGGTTGTCCGGCCATTCAAGACATTCTTGCACACAGTGCAGAAGAACCAAATACTTATGGGAACCTCAAGCTCTGTGAGCCGAAGCTGTACAGTAAAATCATTCCTCAAGCAAAAGACTCCTTTAAGGCCCACTACCCAGGTAACATGAGATCTTTTTATAGGTGGAAAGGGGGGAAGAGCAGCTTCTGAACTAAAATTTACCTGCTCAGGTGTAGTGCAGGGGgagaaagtaataataaatatgcaaattgtCAGGGGGATTCTTGGTATGGATGGGAGGACCAATCCACAATGCCTGGGTTTTCCCTACATGCCAAACCTAACTAGCAGGAGCTCaatgttctttttctgttttcactATTATGTTTTTTCATCATTAATAATCTTGCAAAAGTCTTCAGACTTGACAGGCATTTTTACATCCGTttcatttaaaatttatttatttatttaccccatttataccctgccttctccaccccaaaggggactcaaggcaaggttacatatggcaaccatttgaTACCTCACACATACAAATAAgcttaaaataggattaaataaaaacaatacatattaacgtttaaaaacattacattaatattaaaaaagatCAATGAAAAGGGTTGGGGGGTGTATGCAAACAAATGCAAAATTACTGTGTTTTGCCCTTTTAAAGAAAAACTTGATTGGGTTTAGGGACCCAAGGGACTGAATGATGTTAAGTGCTGGCATGAGACAGTGTGACAGAATAGACAGGCAAAAGGActgattaattttattaatattttatctatTTATAAGACCAAATTATCAAAATATGCACATTGATTTGAACTATTTTATCTTACCATTAAGATTCTGGCGTGTTTGTTTAATTTGCAGACTATGTATTCAGTATCCCAGCATAAGTCTCTTGAAAGTGGTGAAGTCCATTGCTGCTTCTTGGGTTAACAGAATGGTAGTACAGGTCTTATGAAGTGTAGGTAAAGGTACAGTTGACCCAGCAAAGCTTTATGGCAATAGGGTGGAATGCTAGATGCAAGTCTATTTCGGTCATATTGTTAACAATAGATATCGAGTTAACAATACGATTCACTTTTCAAAGGTATTAACTATATCATAACTTTCTCTTCATACAGGGAGGGTTTGTTGTAAGTAACAAGATTGATCTTAGATTAGATGTGTTTGCACATAATTAACAGTGTGTCATCCAATGGCATCCCTAACATGCATAGCAACATCCATTCTTTGAAGGGGCTGCCTGGCCTTTGCAACAAACCTTACTAAAATGTAGACTACTTGCACAATTTCTAGTGGCATTTCACTGTTTTCTCAATGTTGTACAAGAACCATGGGCATTTCATTTCAGAATGTGATTATTCATATTTATCATTTCATTCATCCAATGTTTCAGTTTATTTACACTACCCACTTAATTTAATTTAGATTAGAAGGATCAAGACAGGCaacaaagtgcaaaagacaaactaTAATATTATTGAACATTGCTTCGAGGAGCTTTGTTGTCTTTTTTAGATCTTgcccattttattttaataatgtagCTGTTCATAGTTAATTCTAGTCTTTTTAGCTGCCCAGATCAACCCATCTAACAGTTTCTACCTGAACTAAACAtacaaaaaaggaggaggaaaataatGTTGAAAAGTGCATAGTCTGCATCCTTACTTAGAAGTAAGTCCCACAGACTTCAGTGAGACTTTCTCTCCACCAAAATAAGTGTGTTAGACTCCTTCCTCAATGTAACAGTTGTATTCAGCAGATGTCTGCTTAGTTAGAAAGAAAACCCTGGCATGGAAGTTATTCAAGTTACTGGGAAAACTAATTGATTATTCCATTTTATATCAAATCATTTTGCTTATAGACCCTAGTAGAAATGTTAGTGTTGGTGTGTTGACAGGTTTGAGACCAGAAAAATAAGCTTAAGAAAAATATCCCTACTTCAAAAGGCCTAATGGATCAATGTCCCATCTCACATTACTAGATTTGGTTGATACTTACCggtatatatatttgaaaacgCAGACCAAAGAGAAGGCTGTAACACCTGGTATTGATTTCCAATTTACTGGTCTCTTTAAGTAAATAAAACTTCTCTGGGGTGATCTATGCCTAATTTGGCCCAGGTTTTGTTCCTCTGCAGTAAGTTTGTTGGCCAGTTAAAATTCAAATCAATTTGTGAAAATCTCTCTTTAGTTGCCACTCAGTACTTTGTACTTGCACATGCTACTTCAACTTCATTGGGGAAACAATAAACAAACCTTTCTAACATTGAGACttcattctcttcctcctccttcatgCTTCTTAGTGTATGTGTGGCATCTTGGCAgaaaatttcatttatttattagttatCAAGACTTGTTTCCTATTTAGGAAAGACGTGCTGTGATGACAGTTGGCAGAACATAATCTTTTTCAAGTGACAAAGCAATGCTTTAAGTACATATCTAGAAATTACTGTTGCTTTGAATAGATGAAAATCCAATGTGCATCCTACCCCAGCACCTGGAAAAGGTTACTTTAAAAACAATCCACTTCCATTGCTAATTATGCTGTTTGAAGACTAATTCATAGACATTATTTGTTGCAATGATGCATTGTTGATTGCTCATAGGACTGGAACAAGTAAAGATGGTGCCAGCAGAATGTGGCTTTATGACTGATAAGAGAAGGACATAACATTAGCctcttttaaaagattaaaaacagaataatgataatattttgtAACAATTCTAGGAATAAATGCCTTTGAAAAGTAACTGGAAGCTTACTTGTTGCACCAATGgagtgactttccagttgtttCCAGTTGTTGTGTAGCTTTTACATGTGGCTTGGTTATGCTCTTGTCAATGGGAAAAATAGCAGTTCTATGTGCTTGTGACATGTTATTTCCAAGCTCCCTCTCTTGTAACACAATATTACATCACAACCCTATTTGAAAATGAGAAAAGATTCATATTTCATGACTGATAGAAGTCTCAGGATATTGTAGTGTTTATACTTTAATTAATAATTGATAGTAGTGGCTGCTGTTGGCAGTGCTGGGATTGAGATTGGTCACATTGATCTGTCATATTGCCATCTTATTCTTGGAAAACATTGCATTGACACTGGGATTCTTTCTGGTCGCTGTTTCACTTTAGTTATCATGGCCAATGTCACTGTTAAATGGATTTGCCCCAAAGGAAAGCAGGGAAGTGGAGGGAAAGCTCTTCTTTCCTTGACTAGAAGTGCAGCTGAGTTGGTTGCCTTTTAGCTATTGGAGCAAGCACACCTATTACGATGTGTGCTAATGAGTTTCATGTTGTCTAGGAAAAGCAACGGTTGGAAAACCTTCGGAAAAAGGAAGAAGCTGAAAAATATCGAAAACAGAAACTGGAAGAACAGAAGAGGAAGCAACAAGAAGAGATGAGGCGGTATGTGAGTGCTTCCACTTGCTTCTTTTCTAGTTTGTCGTGGATACCATTTCTAAATAGAGTTTAATGTGTCCTCAGGAAACGTGAAGAGCGCTTTCGCAAGGCTCGAGAGCGGGCAGAacagatggaggaggagaagaaaaagaggctTGAGCAAAAGCTGGCTCAAGATGAGGAGAAATATGAGAAGGTAAGTCTGAATGTAGCAACAAGGCTACATTACATTATCAAGACTTGTATTCCAAATGTCAGGATACAATTCTCTTACCAATTTAATGAACTCTTTCCCTGTGTTGGTAATATCTGTTTGAGCAGTAGACCTATGAGTACCGTTGGTCCTCCATATTTGCAGGCTTaattttttcagatttgattatttgtggacttGATAACtatgttctctctgggaatctctttaAGTTCTCTTATGCAATTCTACTGTCAAGCTCTgacaaaagttgaccatagagtcactctGGGAGTCATTCTATCTCTCAGATAGAatagtggatttctttattcccACTTTTGCAAGGGTCCTGTGCTTCTAAACCCCATCAAAGGGGAGTGCCTATTGTAGTCTTGCTATTGAAAATTATTAAGATTTTTCAGTCTGGTATAAAAAAGGCATATACAGAATTCAATGAAATGGGAATTCTATAAGGAAAGATAGTGTATCTCATAAATTGCCAAGAGATGACTAACCAAGAGCCGGGCTGATATGATGACTTAAGTGCCAGTTCTGTGGAGACCCAGATTCTGCCATGCAACAATATCCCTGTGAGACTAATCGCTGCCTGTCCATTGACCAACCTATAGTGTAGTCATCAGGATAAAAACAAGGAAGGGGAGAGAAGCCTTGAACTCTTTTAAGGAAAGATGTAggtgtaaataaatcaatattctAGGTACGAGAGGAAAAATTAGCAGAAGACAAAGTTAAGAAGAAAGTGGCTGCTAAGAAGCTGGAGGAAATTGAAGCCCGGCGCAAACAAGATGAAGAAGCCCGCAAACAGAAAGCTCTGCAGCTGGTAAGGTGAAAAGTGTTTGGGCAAGACTGGAGCATGGGATGGTGGCTTTCTCCAGAGATGGGGCCAAGGAGAAAGT
This region of Anolis carolinensis isolate JA03-04 unplaced genomic scaffold, rAnoCar3.1.pri scaffold_25, whole genome shotgun sequence genomic DNA includes:
- the LOC134292340 gene encoding inner centromere protein-like isoform X1, yielding MAGNPRVGSPEKTEEIRKPSQNVGRQASYKRPLGDLEDEQEKLSPPRKKVPPPYLASKVVRPFKTFLHTVQKNQILMGTSSSVSRSCTVKSFLKQKTPLRPTTQGGFVEKQRLENLRKKEEAEKYRKQKLEEQKRKQQEEMRRKREERFRKARERAEQMEEEKKKRLEQKLAQDEEKYEKVREEKLAEDKVKKKVAAKKLEEIEARRKQDEEARKQKALQLKEQLKEEEEQKAAEAKTASKQLNVTVDIQEIN
- the LOC134292340 gene encoding inner centromere protein-like isoform X2, giving the protein MAGNPRVGSPEKTEEIRKPSQNVGRQASYKRPLGDLEDEQEKLSPPRKKVPPPYLASKVVRPFKTFLHTVQKNQILMGTSSSVSRSCTVKSFLKQKTPLRPTTQEKQRLENLRKKEEAEKYRKQKLEEQKRKQQEEMRRKREERFRKARERAEQMEEEKKKRLEQKLAQDEEKYEKVREEKLAEDKVKKKVAAKKLEEIEARRKQDEEARKQKALQLKEQLKEEEEQKAAEAKTASKQLNVTVDIQEIN